In Pontiella desulfatans, one DNA window encodes the following:
- a CDS encoding AAA family ATPase — protein sequence MKKLLEQLGIYGWSMGDENLAMASLLTGDPLLMVGAHGAAKTHAAGKIAQAMGWKFMAYDASKALFEDVLGFPNVESLKQGRVEYVPSAVTVWDKQFVLIDEINRAVPELQAKWLEIIRSRKIMGFETEVKWVWSAMNPMGGRYNGTQQMDAALIGRYATFLYPPEALDMDEVDRIKVLRHINGDDAPSIGEWCPQSETKTVSKAETEEAGRQIRKVLQKAGPLFQTLENDFQSLGEFLSRLAVLVMKETDGSVKLDGRRLGFMYRSLLANRAVELSRTALLGESLPEFAQSAKQVILASIPMGLNDEGINRENMLHKVEICLDLLSDYFSEGGNFQRVETVYRLFTTTDLFEKAEILLGEDLSEMVKLKAWNDLCDTPENITPLAYIALKVESLHPGKIPSELLEKVGGSIDLQNLQTDTIPGLTGANIELIESVEALLDQPDDLRRMIAYETVRRLVVQSGLTKERLDRTAKKITQTAEKIEGLLNKNRHESEG from the coding sequence ATGAAGAAATTACTGGAACAACTGGGTATCTATGGATGGAGCATGGGAGATGAAAATCTGGCGATGGCGTCATTGCTGACGGGCGATCCGCTTTTAATGGTGGGTGCGCACGGTGCGGCAAAGACACATGCGGCTGGTAAAATCGCGCAGGCCATGGGCTGGAAGTTTATGGCCTATGACGCCAGTAAGGCGCTGTTTGAAGACGTACTGGGTTTCCCGAACGTCGAAAGCCTCAAACAGGGGCGAGTGGAATACGTACCGAGTGCGGTCACGGTTTGGGATAAGCAATTCGTGCTGATTGATGAAATCAACCGTGCGGTTCCCGAACTGCAGGCCAAGTGGCTGGAGATTATCCGCTCCCGGAAGATCATGGGCTTTGAGACTGAAGTCAAATGGGTCTGGAGCGCCATGAACCCAATGGGCGGCCGCTACAACGGAACACAGCAGATGGACGCCGCATTGATCGGGCGTTATGCAACGTTCCTCTATCCGCCGGAAGCACTGGATATGGATGAAGTAGACCGCATCAAGGTGCTGCGCCATATCAATGGTGACGATGCGCCGAGCATCGGCGAATGGTGCCCGCAGTCGGAAACCAAAACCGTCAGCAAAGCAGAAACCGAAGAAGCCGGGCGTCAGATCCGTAAGGTGTTGCAAAAGGCCGGGCCGCTTTTCCAAACCTTGGAAAATGATTTCCAGAGTCTGGGAGAGTTCCTGAGCCGGCTGGCGGTGCTGGTGATGAAAGAGACCGACGGCAGCGTGAAACTGGATGGACGACGACTGGGATTCATGTATCGCAGTCTGCTGGCCAACCGGGCGGTTGAATTATCACGGACAGCCCTGCTGGGCGAAAGCCTGCCTGAATTTGCGCAAAGCGCCAAACAGGTGATTCTGGCAAGCATCCCGATGGGTCTCAATGACGAAGGGATCAACCGCGAGAACATGCTGCACAAGGTGGAAATCTGCCTCGATCTGCTGAGTGACTATTTCAGCGAAGGCGGGAATTTCCAACGGGTGGAAACGGTCTACCGGCTGTTCACCACGACCGACCTGTTCGAAAAGGCGGAAATCCTGCTCGGAGAGGATCTGTCGGAGATGGTGAAGCTGAAAGCGTGGAACGATCTGTGCGATACCCCGGAAAACATCACGCCGCTGGCATACATCGCGCTCAAGGTGGAGTCGCTCCATCCCGGAAAGATTCCGTCCGAGCTGCTAGAAAAGGTCGGCGGAAGCATAGATCTGCAAAACCTGCAGACCGACACCATTCCCGGCCTGACCGGAGCCAACATCGAGCTGATTGAATCTGTAGAGGCCTTGCTCGATCAGCCCGACGACCTGCGCCGGATGATCGCCTATGAAACCGTGCGCCGACTGGTTGTACAATCAGGACTCACGAAAGAGCGGCTTGACCGGACCGCGAAGAAAATCACGCAAACAGCAGAGAAAATCGAAGGGTTGTTAAATAAAAACAGACATGAAAGTGAGGGATAA
- a CDS encoding ArdC-like ssDNA-binding domain-containing protein: protein MKNGRNKINEMITERMIERIQTTGELPWHKPWVSQDARPQNLISRKPYRGVNTFLLHMMGYAQPFFLTMKQVNGLGGHVRKGEKSMPVIFWKFVDADKKDPESKSYAILRYYHVFNVAQCDGIPEGKVPELETPDREINPITDAEQLVADMPNRPEIKYGRSYAAYSPLGDEVRMPSPEMFLSDEAFYSTLFHELTHYADTGIMPYRMISPLQSKGVRYGH from the coding sequence ATGAAAAATGGACGAAACAAAATTAATGAGATGATTACAGAGCGGATGATTGAGCGGATTCAAACGACCGGGGAACTGCCTTGGCATAAACCATGGGTGTCGCAGGATGCGCGACCGCAAAACCTGATCAGTCGCAAGCCCTACCGGGGCGTGAATACGTTCCTGCTGCACATGATGGGCTACGCACAGCCGTTTTTCCTGACGATGAAGCAGGTGAACGGGTTGGGCGGCCATGTGCGCAAGGGCGAGAAGTCAATGCCGGTGATCTTCTGGAAGTTCGTGGATGCGGACAAGAAAGACCCGGAGAGCAAAAGCTATGCGATATTGCGCTACTACCATGTATTCAACGTGGCGCAGTGTGACGGAATTCCAGAAGGCAAGGTGCCGGAGTTGGAAACACCGGATCGGGAGATCAATCCGATTACAGATGCCGAGCAACTGGTGGCGGATATGCCGAACCGACCGGAAATCAAGTATGGACGGTCGTATGCAGCCTACAGCCCGCTGGGTGATGAGGTGCGTATGCCGTCGCCTGAAATGTTCCTGTCCGATGAAGCGTTCTATTCGACGCTTTTTCATGAGCTGACCCATTATGCCGACACTGGGATTATGCCGTACCGAATGATTTCACCCTTGCAGTCAAAGGGTGTTCGGTACGGCCATTAG
- a CDS encoding tyrosine-type recombinase/integrase, which yields MNALTLPALVQLFFTDRLTIQINASPNTIASYRDTFRLLLRFAGEQHGKVPTKLRVEDLDTELVGDFLAYVENKRRNCARSRNARLAAIRSFFKFVAMTEPAYLLQCQRILSMPSKRHEQRTVEFLDRREMDALLSAPDRSTWIGQRDHAILTLALQTGLRASELINLCQCDLIAGTGAHVQCMGKGRKQRLTPLRKETLLVMKNWLRRYGGTEDGPLFPTIRGGKLSRDALEHLVRKHTLTASKTCPSLATKRVSPHVLRHSTAMELLHHGVDQTVISLWLGHESVETTRIYLHADLHLKEKALEKVMATASKPGRYLPADKLLAFLEGL from the coding sequence ATGAACGCGCTGACACTACCCGCTCTGGTTCAACTGTTCTTCACCGACCGGCTCACCATCCAGATAAACGCAAGTCCCAATACGATCGCCAGCTACCGGGATACCTTCCGCCTGCTGTTGCGCTTTGCCGGGGAACAACACGGCAAGGTGCCGACGAAACTCCGGGTCGAAGATCTGGATACCGAACTGGTGGGCGACTTCCTCGCCTATGTTGAGAACAAGCGCCGCAACTGCGCCCGCAGCCGCAATGCCCGGTTGGCCGCCATCCGGTCCTTCTTCAAATTCGTGGCCATGACCGAACCGGCATACCTGCTCCAATGCCAGCGAATACTGTCCATGCCCAGCAAGCGCCATGAGCAACGTACAGTGGAGTTTTTGGACCGCCGGGAAATGGATGCGCTGCTGTCTGCGCCGGACCGGTCCACATGGATCGGGCAACGCGATCATGCCATCCTGACACTGGCACTGCAAACCGGACTTCGAGCATCGGAGCTAATCAACCTATGCCAATGCGATCTCATTGCCGGAACTGGTGCGCATGTCCAGTGTATGGGTAAAGGTCGAAAACAGCGCCTCACGCCTCTCAGGAAAGAAACCCTTTTGGTCATGAAGAACTGGCTTCGGCGGTATGGCGGAACTGAAGACGGGCCGCTCTTTCCAACCATCAGGGGAGGGAAACTCAGTCGAGACGCCCTGGAACATCTTGTGCGAAAGCATACGCTCACGGCTTCGAAAACCTGCCCCTCGCTGGCGACCAAGCGGGTGAGTCCGCATGTGCTTCGGCACAGCACCGCCATGGAGTTGCTGCACCACGGGGTGGATCAAACCGTTATCTCGCTATGGCTTGGCCATGAATCCGTTGAAACAACGAGAATCTACCTGCACGCCGATCTGCACCTTAAGGAAAAGGCGTTGGAAAAAGTGATGGCAACGGCCTCGAAACCAGGGCGGTATCTCCCCGCTGACAAGCTACTCGCCTTCCTCGAAGGCCTATAA
- a CDS encoding tyrosine-type recombinase/integrase: protein MKTLNRELERYLSIRRGLGYKLNTDERILRRFIEFMEQEEAAHISTGCFLRWKEAFGHANTQTWSRRLTVVRIFAQWMHGIDPRHEVPPQSLIPGHVRRSRPYIYSEEEIKMIVEAAAELPSRNGIRPLTYSTFFGLIAVTGMRISEAVSLNVADVDLENGVVAVRKGKLGKERLLPVSTDTAERLVAYAVERDRLNESTPSAFFISDHGERLDACAARYNFAIVCQRVGLRPVQKFFRHGRGPRIHDLRHTFAVRTMLNWYRDGKDPAQEMIKLVTYLGHEKPAHTYWYIEAAPELLELASRRAEESAAREVES from the coding sequence ATGAAAACCTTGAATAGAGAGCTTGAGCGCTACCTGTCCATCCGGCGAGGCCTTGGGTATAAACTGAATACGGATGAACGAATCCTTCGCAGGTTCATCGAGTTCATGGAGCAGGAAGAAGCGGCGCACATCAGCACCGGCTGTTTCCTTCGCTGGAAGGAGGCATTCGGGCATGCAAACACGCAAACCTGGTCGAGACGACTGACAGTGGTCAGAATCTTCGCCCAGTGGATGCACGGCATCGACCCCCGCCACGAAGTGCCGCCGCAATCACTGATACCCGGCCATGTCCGCCGCTCCCGGCCTTACATCTACAGCGAAGAGGAAATCAAGATGATCGTTGAAGCCGCAGCGGAGCTTCCTTCCCGCAACGGCATCCGTCCGCTGACCTACTCGACGTTCTTCGGACTCATCGCCGTTACCGGCATGAGAATCAGCGAAGCCGTTTCGCTCAATGTTGCCGATGTCGATCTCGAGAATGGAGTCGTTGCCGTACGAAAAGGAAAGCTGGGCAAGGAACGCTTGCTGCCGGTCTCTACGGATACAGCGGAACGGCTGGTTGCCTATGCCGTCGAAAGGGATCGGCTAAACGAATCGACACCCTCGGCATTCTTTATCTCGGATCATGGGGAACGGCTGGACGCCTGCGCCGCCCGCTACAACTTCGCCATCGTATGTCAGCGTGTCGGGCTGCGACCGGTTCAGAAGTTTTTCCGGCACGGGCGCGGGCCGCGCATCCATGACCTGCGGCATACTTTCGCCGTCCGCACGATGCTCAACTGGTACCGGGATGGAAAGGATCCGGCCCAGGAAATGATCAAGCTCGTCACCTACCTCGGGCATGAAAAGCCCGCACACACCTACTGGTACATCGAGGCGGCTCCTGAACTGCTAGAACTGGCGTCCCGCCGTGCGGAAGAATCCGCAGCAAGGGAGGTGGAATCATGA
- a CDS encoding site-specific integrase, whose product MNTHQQTTNEAHVTARELFGEHVSSFRQYLVGHNYVTNTVQQYMRCVGALAATMKADGIAVGELNEALVLDLVDRQGWPEGRHYYAVTIAKRFVRFLHDRGVGQLPPPPTEKEIARKELRKEYESYLRRQRGLSESTIFGCWHQANRFLEYRFGEEAGDLSKITATDIIDFLQHVTGRKPPVRNKTVSTHLRSFFRFLFQTKRNGANLAKGIPSVAQCYGKRLPVHLTSEQTEVLVDAVRGNKPTSRRNHAMVLLLARLGLRPQEVIRIQVDDIDWRAGEIVIRGKGGRHDRLPLPTDVGEAIVEYIRNDRVTESRTLFVSNHAPHKPFKNAEVLNTVLVKAFAKSGLTPPIPYTCTHILRHSLATNLVRQGASLDEVSNLLRHRSQTTTMLYARMDVDGLRSIALPWPGEGGAQ is encoded by the coding sequence ATGAATACGCATCAACAAACAACGAATGAAGCCCATGTAACCGCCCGCGAACTGTTCGGGGAGCACGTGTCCTCCTTCCGGCAATATCTTGTCGGCCACAACTATGTGACCAATACTGTCCAGCAATACATGCGGTGCGTGGGGGCTCTTGCGGCGACCATGAAAGCAGACGGAATCGCCGTCGGGGAGTTGAACGAGGCATTGGTTCTGGATCTTGTGGACAGGCAGGGATGGCCCGAAGGACGTCACTACTACGCCGTCACGATCGCAAAGCGCTTTGTTCGCTTCCTGCATGACCGGGGAGTGGGACAGCTTCCACCTCCCCCGACGGAGAAGGAAATCGCAAGAAAGGAACTGCGTAAGGAATACGAATCCTACCTGCGCCGACAACGCGGATTGAGTGAAAGTACGATCTTTGGTTGCTGGCACCAGGCAAACCGTTTTCTTGAATACCGCTTCGGTGAAGAGGCTGGAGACCTTTCAAAAATCACGGCGACCGACATCATTGACTTCCTCCAGCATGTAACCGGCAGAAAACCGCCGGTACGGAATAAGACGGTTTCCACTCACCTGAGGAGCTTCTTTCGCTTCCTGTTCCAGACCAAGCGAAACGGGGCCAACCTCGCCAAGGGCATTCCAAGCGTGGCCCAGTGCTACGGGAAACGGTTGCCCGTGCATCTGACTTCCGAACAAACCGAAGTCCTGGTCGATGCGGTTCGTGGCAATAAACCTACGAGTCGACGGAACCATGCGATGGTGCTGCTGCTCGCCCGGCTCGGGTTGCGTCCACAGGAGGTGATCCGTATTCAAGTCGATGATATCGACTGGAGGGCCGGTGAGATCGTCATCAGGGGCAAGGGCGGTCGGCATGACCGGCTTCCCCTTCCGACCGACGTGGGCGAAGCCATTGTGGAGTACATCCGGAACGACCGGGTCACGGAGTCGAGAACGCTCTTCGTGTCGAACCACGCGCCGCACAAGCCATTCAAAAACGCCGAGGTACTGAATACGGTTCTTGTGAAAGCGTTCGCGAAAAGCGGACTGACGCCGCCAATACCGTATACCTGTACGCACATACTGCGGCATAGCCTGGCGACCAACCTCGTGCGGCAGGGCGCATCACTCGACGAGGTCAGCAACCTGCTTCGCCACCGGAGCCAGACAACAACCATGCTCTATGCGCGGATGGATGTGGACGGCCTGCGATCAATCGCCTTGCCTTGGCCCGGAGAAGGAGGTGCCCAATGA
- a CDS encoding SUMF1/EgtB/PvdO family nonheme iron enzyme, with amino-acid sequence MKKYALVVGIETYKKRDFIQSLDYAVDDAERINNFLSAAGYRTKFLPGEKADNETISDHLERICKKIKSEDTFLFYFSGHGVQKENMQYILPYNADAWSLKNGGAGNALTLDEIASASCKPGVHRILIIDACRKPLEKGKTASGEFDGVSEKAIAGVLKQANKHSPLSILCSCYPGQCSYELQALEGGVFTHALERVFYQYRERGDRIDLPHITGPVRAEMARLLKEKAGSHSQPFEQDPYITGGYAVILDGHPAYEVSDGTLKVKGSDKPLGFGDKPGVEKEIVIAPSVSMTFCWCPSTDSEDWKNNNGDHDFFMMGMPASRALNVNSSEQQETRIKQGFWISKFPVTQTQYLAVTKINPSFFQEGDERDRCPVESVSFCECSDFMHRLSPPTNWKFRLPSNVEWEYAARAGAKGVLPIELQRDSLYGLVVALSRSAWVEMPESIGTVPVGSKNSNEWGLCDILGNVWEWCEGSGNSVLRGGSWSTRSTECHLSSEMNCKEDFKNNTTGFRLVLAPSGQNL; translated from the coding sequence ATGAAAAAATACGCCTTGGTTGTGGGCATTGAAACATATAAAAAGCGAGATTTCATACAGTCGCTTGATTATGCGGTGGATGATGCAGAGCGTATTAATAATTTTTTATCTGCCGCGGGATATAGGACTAAATTTCTTCCGGGAGAAAAAGCCGACAATGAGACCATTTCTGATCATTTGGAACGGATTTGTAAAAAAATAAAATCGGAAGACACGTTTCTTTTTTATTTTTCAGGGCATGGTGTTCAAAAAGAAAACATGCAATACATATTACCATATAATGCAGACGCATGGAGTCTTAAGAATGGTGGTGCGGGGAATGCGCTAACTCTAGATGAAATTGCGTCCGCGAGCTGCAAGCCTGGGGTGCATCGAATATTAATCATCGATGCCTGTCGGAAGCCCTTGGAAAAAGGGAAAACAGCATCGGGTGAGTTTGATGGTGTTAGTGAAAAAGCAATTGCCGGGGTCCTGAAACAGGCTAACAAGCATTCACCGTTAAGTATTCTTTGTAGTTGTTATCCTGGACAATGCTCTTATGAGCTTCAGGCTCTTGAAGGAGGGGTTTTTACTCATGCACTTGAGCGGGTTTTTTATCAGTATCGGGAGCGCGGAGACAGAATAGATTTGCCACATATTACAGGCCCTGTAAGAGCAGAAATGGCGCGTTTGCTTAAAGAAAAAGCTGGGTCTCATTCGCAACCGTTTGAGCAGGATCCGTATATTACGGGTGGGTATGCTGTGATTCTGGATGGGCACCCTGCCTACGAGGTGTCTGATGGCACTCTAAAGGTGAAAGGATCCGACAAGCCCCTTGGTTTTGGCGACAAGCCAGGCGTAGAAAAAGAAATTGTAATTGCACCTTCTGTCTCAATGACCTTTTGCTGGTGTCCATCTACAGATTCTGAAGATTGGAAAAATAACAACGGCGATCATGACTTTTTTATGATGGGAATGCCGGCAAGTAGAGCTTTGAATGTGAACTCATCGGAGCAGCAGGAGACCCGCATTAAGCAAGGTTTTTGGATTTCAAAATTTCCGGTTACACAAACGCAGTATTTGGCTGTAACGAAAATTAACCCGTCATTTTTTCAAGAAGGTGATGAGCGGGATCGCTGTCCGGTAGAATCTGTGTCATTTTGTGAGTGCAGTGACTTTATGCATCGTTTATCGCCGCCGACCAACTGGAAGTTTCGGCTCCCATCCAATGTCGAATGGGAATATGCGGCCCGAGCCGGGGCAAAAGGAGTTCTTCCCATAGAGCTTCAGCGTGATTCGTTATATGGGCTCGTCGTGGCTTTGAGTAGAAGCGCATGGGTTGAGATGCCGGAGTCTATCGGAACGGTTCCGGTGGGATCAAAGAACTCTAATGAATGGGGTCTTTGCGATATTTTGGGGAATGTGTGGGAATGGTGCGAAGGATCGGGGAATTCCGTTCTTCGTGGTGGTTCCTGGTCAACCCGTAGCACTGAATGCCATTTATCCTCTGAAATGAACTGCAAGGAGGATTTCAAAAACAACACGACCGGGTTTCGGTTGGTTTTGGCACCCTCAGGTCAGAATTTATAG
- a CDS encoding gamma-glutamylcyclotransferase family protein — MNTQTKKNDIIQSVHRLIENAKTMQNSDSPETYHPFLINLYETIKAVLKSRFWQHFSSLPVAEQKLAFNDYTAILSVDDTDSLEQWGEILLHCNGGVSKKDIDTLQDLDREYRLVSEMEGRIKPNPELCEKSIELTKQLVLPRETSPEASKHPESRNDFRATFVLVNLQKWRNRETSLPFYERSISFAGKEQTFDVYDEAMVITHRSIDAYDKPNFVLQMKSSGIQCLDSLLPTDYQVDNDTYRREGQIDAEIPVLSKDLNYAKKTWNGFQGSEQDFAVTTRLGTTTDLLLAIDFSSILGTVDFKQLPSAWLEETRFSTNPPENIPITRSTDSSLWFAKVSPDNSNPNRIFRLKIKWELCEPTDDDEVYIFSYASLLSADQISGTLGRKVTDSDLKTAVLHDYRREWTAFSRLTTGCAGNIDFCPDYMAYANVHPAQGGRCNGVLFKVKRSELKFFDARERNYCRVNVTDLIDTKPDIPVYTYSSIPRGPLDTFSKRAFIRKDYVDLISHSLQGFDQTFRDEYWETFANPADIPICDACPATEKERYKF; from the coding sequence ATGAACACTCAGACCAAGAAAAATGATATTATCCAGTCAGTCCACCGACTTATTGAGAATGCAAAGACTATGCAAAACTCAGACTCTCCAGAAACATATCACCCGTTTTTAATCAATCTGTACGAAACCATTAAGGCTGTACTTAAAAGTCGGTTCTGGCAACACTTCTCATCACTCCCTGTTGCAGAACAGAAACTGGCCTTCAACGATTACACAGCCATCCTATCAGTAGATGACACTGATTCACTGGAACAGTGGGGTGAAATTCTTCTTCACTGTAACGGAGGTGTCTCAAAAAAAGATATAGACACCCTTCAGGATCTAGATCGAGAATATCGCTTGGTCTCAGAAATGGAGGGGCGCATTAAGCCTAACCCTGAGCTTTGCGAAAAATCTATTGAGTTGACTAAACAACTTGTTTTACCCCGAGAGACTTCGCCTGAAGCGTCCAAACATCCTGAGTCTCGCAATGATTTTCGGGCCACATTTGTGCTGGTTAACCTCCAAAAATGGCGAAACAGAGAGACCAGCTTGCCTTTCTACGAAAGAAGTATCTCCTTCGCAGGAAAAGAGCAGACCTTTGACGTTTACGATGAAGCAATGGTTATCACACATCGTTCAATTGATGCTTACGACAAACCCAACTTTGTTCTCCAAATGAAGTCTTCAGGCATCCAGTGCCTGGATTCGCTCCTGCCTACAGATTATCAAGTGGATAACGATACATATCGGAGGGAAGGACAAATTGATGCAGAGATCCCGGTGCTTTCTAAAGATCTCAACTATGCCAAGAAGACATGGAACGGATTCCAAGGATCAGAACAGGATTTTGCAGTAACAACTCGCTTGGGGACAACAACGGATCTTCTTCTGGCGATCGACTTCTCTTCGATTTTAGGAACCGTTGACTTTAAACAACTTCCCAGCGCATGGCTTGAAGAAACCCGATTTTCGACAAACCCACCCGAAAATATTCCAATCACACGCTCAACAGATTCCTCTCTCTGGTTTGCAAAAGTTTCACCAGACAACTCGAATCCTAACAGAATCTTCAGATTGAAAATCAAATGGGAGCTTTGTGAGCCTACAGATGATGATGAAGTCTATATTTTTTCGTACGCATCTCTGCTTTCTGCGGATCAGATTTCCGGAACCTTAGGTCGAAAAGTCACCGATTCAGATTTAAAAACGGCGGTATTACATGATTACCGCAGGGAATGGACGGCTTTCAGCCGGCTAACCACCGGCTGTGCAGGTAATATCGACTTCTGCCCTGATTACATGGCATACGCCAATGTGCACCCGGCACAGGGAGGACGATGTAATGGCGTCCTATTTAAGGTCAAACGTAGTGAATTAAAATTTTTTGACGCACGGGAACGTAATTACTGCCGGGTCAATGTGACCGACTTAATCGATACAAAACCGGACATACCGGTTTATACATACTCATCTATCCCGCGAGGGCCTCTGGATACATTCTCAAAACGTGCATTTATCCGAAAAGACTACGTGGATCTGATTTCGCACTCTCTGCAGGGATTTGATCAGACATTTCGTGATGAATATTGGGAAACTTTTGCAAACCCAGCCGATATCCCAATCTGTGATGCCTGTCCCGCAACAGAAAAGGAGCGCTATAAATTCTGA